In Brassica rapa cultivar Chiifu-401-42 chromosome A06, CAAS_Brap_v3.01, whole genome shotgun sequence, a single window of DNA contains:
- the LOC103875429 gene encoding nodulin-related protein 1, with protein sequence MNEVLIFLTFNKYHPRITSYFTFSKSKINSNNLLRLRQDKTRNMDFLTDQVKKKFSDKKPETSDPDPNHNNNKPGHTVPTHKPASSSDPTMHKPATNAELMASAKIVAEAAQAASRNETDKLDKAKVAGATADILDAAQRYGKLDEKSGVGQYLEKAENFLHKYESSHSHSSGGAGSHGGVSGSHGGGAGAPAVKKEDEKSGGGSHGLGDYAKMAQGFMK encoded by the coding sequence ATGAATGAAGTACTAATCTTTCTCACTTTCAATAAATACCATCCCCGAATAACTAGTTACTTTACATTTTCCAAATCCAAGATCAACTCAAACAACCTTTTACGTTTGAGACAAGACAAGACAAGAAACATGGATTTCCTCACCGACCAAGTAAAGAAGAAATTCTCCGACAAGAAACCGGAAACTTCAGACCCAGACCCGAACCACAACAATAACAAACCGGGCCACACCGTTCCAACGCATAAACCTGCTTCCAGCTCCGATCCAACAATGCATAAGCCAGCTACAAACGCCGAGCTCATGGCTAGCGCCAAGATCGTAGCGGAGGCTGCTCAAGCCGCTTCTCGCAACGAGACAGACAAGCTCGACAAAGCTAAAGTCGCTGGAGCCACCGCCGACATACTAGACGCAGCTCAAAGATACGGCAAGCTTGATGAAAAGAGTGGTGTTGGTCAGTACCTCGAAAAGGCTGAAAATTTTCTCCACAAGTACGAGTCTTCACACTCTCACTCCTCTGGCGGTGCTGGTAGTCACGGTGGTGTCAGCGGAAGCCATGGAGGAGGAGCTGGAGCACCGGCGGTTAAGAAAGAAGATGAGAAATCGGGAGGTGGCAGTCATGGGTTAGGAGACTATGCTAAGATGGCTCAAGGTTTCATGAAGTGA
- the LOC103875430 gene encoding pentatricopeptide repeat-containing protein At2g03380, mitochondrial, whose amino-acid sequence MLRLRLCLWVSPVRRFTFQQRCVHDVSTSSLLFAASIPSLRLLSNCKSIDSLRQAHGILTGNGLMSDISCATKLVSLYGSFGYTKDARLVFDQIPEPDFYLWKVMLSCYHQNRESLQVLKLYSLMRKHGYDNIVFSIALKACTEMQDLDNGKMIHCDIFKMPRCDDIVLTGLVDMYAKCGEINSSSRVFEGVTLRNVVSWTSMIAGYVKNGLHEEGLVMFNRMRGSSVLGNEVTYGTLVTACAKLGALHQGKWFHGCLIKSGIELGSCLVTSLLDMYVKCADIRNARRVFNDYSYVDLVMWTAMIVGYTHNGSADEALSLFQKMKGVGIKPNCVTIASVFSGCGLVGNLELGRLVHSLSIKAGLWDTNVANALVHMYAKCYQNREAMYVFEMESEKDLVAWNSIISGFSQNGSVHEALFLFHRMVSESVTPNGVTVASLFSACASLGSLPIGSSLHAYSLKLGFLASSSVHVGTALLDFYAKCGDAESARTVFDTIEEKNTITWSAMIGGYGKQGDREGSIELFEEMLKKEQKPNESTFTSILSACSHTGMVNEGKKYFSAMHKDYNFTPSAKHYTCMVDMLARAGEVEQALDVIEKMPIQPDVRCFAAFLHGCGMHSRFDLGEIVIKKMLDLGPDDASYYVLVSNLYALDGRWSQAKEVRNLMKHRGLSKVAGYSTMETELSHGFCG is encoded by the coding sequence ATGCTTCGGTTACGCCTATGCCTATGGGTTTCTCCCGTTAGAAGATTTACGTTTCAACAGAGATGCGTCCATGAtgtctccacttcttctctgcTTTTCGCCGCATCGATTCCGAGCCTTCGCCTCTTAAGTAACTGCAAGAGCATTGATTCACTGCGGCAAGCTCACGGCATCTTAACGGGGAATGGACTCATGTCTGACATCTCGTGTGCCACTAAGCTCGTGAGTCTCTACGGCTCCTTTGGGTACACTAAAGATGCACGCTTGGTGTTCGATCAAATTCCCGAACCAGAtttctatttatggaaagtcATGCTCAGCTGTTATCACCAGAACAGAGAGAGTCTCCAAGTCTTAAAGCTTTATTCTTTGATGAGGAAACACGGTTACGACAACATTGTTTTCTCCATAGCTTTGAAAGCGTGTACTGAGATGCAGGATTTGGATAACGGGAAGATGATACATTGTGACATTTTTAAGATGCCACGTTGTGATGATATTGTGTTGACAGGTCTTGTAGATATGTACGCTAAGTGTGGAGAGATCAATAGTTCTAGCAGAGTGTTTGAAGGTGTTACCTTGAGGAATGTGGTTTCTTGGACTTCGATGATTGCTGGGTATGTGAAGAACGGCTTGCACGAGGAAGGGTTGGTTATGTTTAATCGGATGAGGGGAAGCTCTGTTTTGGGTAATGAAGTTACGTACGGTACTCTTGTCACGGCGTGCGCGAAGCTCGGTGCTTTACATCAAGGGAAGTGGTTTCACGGTTGTTTGATCAAGAGTGGCATAGAGCTGGGATCATGCTTGGTGACATCTCTGTTAGATATGTATGTCAAGTGTGCTGATATACGCAATGCGCGCCGGGTCTTTAATGACTATTCTTATGTGGATCTTGTCATGTGGACGGCTATGATTGTGGGATATACACATAACGGAAGTGCCGACGAGGCTTTGAGCTTGTTTCAGAAAATGAAAGGGGTTGGAATCAAGCCTAACTGTGTTACCATTGCAAGTGTTTTTTCGGGTTGTGGTCTGGTTGGGAATCTTGAACTGGGAAGATTAGTTCATAGCCTATCCATCAAAGCTGGTCTTTGGGATACAAACGTTGCTAATGCGCTGGTTCACATGTATGCCAAGTGTTATCAGAACAGAGAAGCTATGTATGTGTTTGAAATGGAATCAGAGAAAGATTTAGTCGCTTGGAATTCTATAATTTCAGGTTTTTCGCAAAACGGATCTGTCCATGAAGCTTTGTTTCTGTTCCACCGCATGGTTTCAGAGTCTGTGACGCCTAATGGTGTAACGGTTGCGAGTCTCTTCTCAGCATGTGCTTCCCTCGGGTCTCTACCCATAGGTTCCTCTCTTCATGCTTATTCCCTGAAACTGGGCTTCTTGGCATCATCAAGTGTGCATGTTGGTACTGCGCTCTTGGACTTCTACGCCAAATGTGGAGATGCTGAATCAGCTCGTACTGTTTTTGATACCATAGAGGAGAAAAACACAATCACATGGAGTGCTATGATCGGAGGCTACGGAAAGCAAGGGGACAGAGAAGGTTCGATTGAGCTATTCGAAGAGATGCTGAAGAAGGAACAAAAGCCGAACGAGTCAACCTTCACATCTATTCTATCAGCTTGTAGTCACACGGGGATGGTTAATGAAGGGAAGAAGTACTTCAGCGCAATGCACAAAGACTACAACTTCACGCCTTCCGCAAAGCACTACACATGTATGGTTGATATGCTGGCACGAGCAGGTGAGGTTGAGCAAGCCTTGGACGTGATCGAGAAGATGCCGATTCAACCAGACGTGAGATGTTTCGCAGCGTTTCTCCATGGATGTGGGATGCATTCGAGATTTGATCTCGGGGAGATtgtgatcaagaagatgcttgaTTTGGGTCCTGATGATGCATCTTATTATGTCCTTGTGTCTAATTTGTATGCGTTGGATGGAAGGTGGAGCCAGGCTAAAGAAGTGAGGAATCTGATGAAGCATAGAGGTCTGAGCAAGGTCGCAGGATATAGCACAATGGAAACAGAGTTGTCTCATGGCTTTTGTGGATAA
- the LOC103875434 gene encoding uncharacterized protein At5g01610 gives MEKVLTKVTSFKVGGSWVSKKAKEELSNITNDLTTFSSTVEEKAKWVFNKLKGKPLKSLPDLLKEYNLPPGLFPQNIICYEFDETKNKLTVFFSTPCEVSFSDGSAIRYATRVKGILLRGKLMGVEGMKTKVLVWVKVTTVSVESSKSDKLWFTAGVKKSRSKNVYDTPHDAIKVVREF, from the exons atggagAAGGTGTTAACGAAAGTGACGAGCTTCAAAGTGGGAGGTTCATGGGTTTCGAAGAAAGCCAAGGAAGAGCTCTCCAACATCACCAATGACCTCACC ACTTTCTCTAGTACCGTTGAAGAGAAAGCCAAATGGGTTTTCAACAAGCTGAAAG GAAAGCCACTGAAAAGCTTACCAGATTTACTCAAGGAATACAACTTACCACCAGGACTCTTCCCACAAAACATAATCTGCTACGAATTCGATGAGACAAAGAACAAACTCACTGTCTTCTTCTCTACACCGTGCGAAGTCTCATTCAGTGACGGATCAGCGATAAGGTACGCCACGCGCGTGAAAGGGATCTTGCTTAGAGGGAAACTGATGGGTGTTGAAGGGATGAAGACAAAAGTGTTGGTTTGGGTTAAAGTCACGACAGTCTCAGTGGAGAGCTCGAAGTCAGACAAGCTCTGGTTCACTGCTGGTGTCAAGAAATCTCGGTCCAAGAATGTTTACGACACACCTCATGACGCTATCAAAGTCGTTAGAGAGTTCTAG
- the LOC103875431 gene encoding clp protease adapter protein ClpF, chloroplastic has product MVQSQSLSTLTICGSVQDYSSWRNRVKFVKSPGLISDRCVSCQFFSRSSSLRGHWKSVKQRNMVRVEARWPFHGGDQGLDPNSERSESANEDILIFFFQLDLATRVQCALNMEQYDIAQQLREKLTEVEEEAIRLQELKRGSSSKSEAQDKGISIIRLRADLQKAIDGEDYGLAAKLRDEISKLEAESLAVSAKALAFENAEYAFRLGQKLKHKAFGYRAVVCGMDPVCCESSSWMEAAGVEKLPRGSNQPFYQVLVDVRTHPDLLVAYVPEDNLLAPEKPDKERFDHPYISFLFYGADTAGDFIPIQQLREKYNKPRHEVPFDSKDED; this is encoded by the exons ATGGTCCAAAGTCAGTCTCTAAGCACGTTAACAATATGTGGAAGTGTACAAGATTACAGCTCATGGAGGAACCGTGTTAAGTTTGTGAAATCTCCAGGACTGATTAGTGATCGATGTGTGTCGTGTCAGTTCTTTAGTAGATCATCTTCTCTAAGAGGCCATTGGAAGTCAGTAAAGCAAAGAAACATGGTGAGGGTTGAAGCTAGATGGCCATTTCATGGAGGTGACCAAGGTCTAGACCCAAACTCTGAGCGTAGCGAGAGTGCCAATGAAGATattttgatcttcttcttccagCTTGACTTGGCTACTCGTGTGCAG TGTGCTTTGAATATGGAACAGTACGACATTGCGCAACAACTCAGAGAAAAGCTAACTGAG GTTGAAGAGGAGGCGATAAGACTGCAGGAACTGAAAAGAGGATCATCATCAAAAAGTGAAGCACAAGACAAGGGTATTAGCATTATAAGGCTACG TGCAGATCTGCAGAAGGCTATTGACGGTGAGGATTATGGTTTGGCAGCTAAGTTGAGAGATGAAATCTCAAAGCTTGAAGCAGAGTCATTAGCTGTCTCTGCCAAAGCCCTGGCTTTTGAGAATGCAGAGTATGCATTTCGTTTGGGACAGAAACTGAAACACAAAGCTTTTG GTTACCGGGCTGTAGTTTGCGGGATGGATCCagtttgctgtgaatcaagctCCTGGATGGAAGCTGCAGGAGTTGAAAAGTTGCCTCGTGGATCTAACCAGCCATTTTATCAG GTTCTTGTGGATGTTCGCACCCATCCTGATCTACTAGTGGCATACG TTCCTGAAGACAATCTATTAGCTCCAGAGAAACCGGACAAA GAAAGGTTTGATCATCCATACATTTCTTTCCTCTTCTATGGTGCGGATACAGCTGGAGATTTCATTCCAATCCAACAGCTGCGTGAGAAGTACAACAAACCTCGGCATGAAGTTCCCTTTGATTCAAAAGATGAGGATTAA
- the LOC103849397 gene encoding uncharacterized protein LOC103849397, translated as MGLKRPFDAEEMQECNAKHARQLTYHPDQFDQSMPFHVPLDKTAVLGEDLNGLCEKKPAWSNAADHVEKDYDTCAPFSWVSTGLCQEDAQTQSSLSHESSGSDLTWRPLSPVEDVYTSLMNQPPRKLVPLGSNHQADIPECESPVQANDDLERKLMGKCIIPMPDTDLCGAGQGRKECLCPDKDTVRCVRRHIMEARESLIEAIGYERFTELGLCEMGDEVISLWSEDEEDLFHKVVYSNPVSLGRDFWKQLKATFPSRTMKELVSYYFNVFILRRRATQNRLQTLDVDSDDDEWQVEYDVFCKGKSSSHVDNEEEEEETNSSDDDDDEDEEDSPANDAHCVYMDKVSREGGEVNVEDDSCMSFEVHDSNLVFPHSPVEDRASHGSGLFSFDDACDGRLASSDCWTKNNDLLPTSNIMEEIFGKDEWGENGDNLKGK; from the exons ATGGGATTGAAGAGACCTTTTGATGCTGAAGAGATGCAAGAGTGCAATGCAAAGCATGCAAGACAGCTTACTTACCACCCTGACCAATTTGACCAATCTATGCCATTTCACGTTCCTCTGGACAAGACAGCTGTCTTAG GAGAAGATCTGAATGGCCTCTGTGAGAAGAAACCGGCATGGAGTAATGCTGCAGATCATGTTGAGAAGGATTATGACACGTGTGCACCCTTCTCGTGGGTCTCAACCGGTTTGTGTCAGGAGGATGCTCAGACTCAGTCATCACTTTCTCATGAATCTTCTGGATCAGACCTCACATGGAGACCACTTTCCCCGGTGGAGGATGTTTATACTTCCCTGATGAACCAACCTCCAAGGAAACTAGTTCCTCTTGGGTCTAATCACCAGGCAGACATCCCTGAATGTGAGAGTCCTGTTCAAGCAAACGATGACTTGGAAAGAAAACTGATGGGAAAGTGCATCATACCAATGCCTGACACTGACCTTTGTGGAGCCGGTCAAGGAAGAAAGGAATGTCTCTGCCCGGATAAAGACACGGTCAGATGCGTGCGGAGACACATCATGGAAGCGAGGGAGAGCCTGATCGAAGCTATTGGATACGAAAGGTTTACAGAGCTAGGGCTGTGTGAAATGGGGGACGAAGTTATAAGCCTATGGAGTGAAGACGAAGAAGATCTCTTCCATAAAGTTGTCTACTCCAATCCTGTTTCGCTCGGTCGCGATTTCTGGAAGCAGTTAAAGGCAACGTTTCCTTCAAGAACCATGAAGGAGCTTGTTAGCTACTACTTCAACGTCTTCATCTTGCGGAGACGTGCAACCCAGAACCGGCTTCAAACCCTGGACGTTGACAGCGACGATGACGAGTGGCAAGTGGAGTACGACGTCTTTTGCAAAGGAAAAAGCTCTTCACATGTAGATaacgaggaggaggaagaagaaacaaacagcagcgatgatgacgatgatgaagacgaagaagaCTCACCGGCTAACGATGCTCACTGTGTATATATGGATAAGGTTTCAAGAGAAGGCGGTGAGGTGAACGTGGAAGACGACTCGTGTATGTCCTTCGAGGTGCATGACTCCAATTTGGTATTCCCTCACAGCCCTGTTGAAGACAGAGCGTCCCACGGATCTGGTTTGTTTTCTTTCGATGATGCGTGTGATGGAAGACTCGCATCTTCTGACTGTTGGACCAAGAACAACGACCTTCTACCAACGTCGAACATCATGGAGGAGATATTTGGTAAAGACGAATGGGGAGAGAATGGTGATAACTTGAAGGGGAAGTAG
- the LOC103875433 gene encoding alpha-1,3-arabinosyltransferase XAT3, producing the protein MAMKTIPKSYTVAAVASFIVLVTYLALFSSVSDLQLIPSLSSSQGTSLQQTWESRTIRIHQAPQEMTSSTITCDRSHTNYDLCSINGTCSLDQKTGTLALMDPISSTSAPIVEKIRPYPRKTDNWVMPRIKELTLTSGTLVHTRSCDITHDSPAIVFSAGGYTGSIYHDFIDGFIPLFITANSIYPERDFIIVVVNPKEWWMSRYMDVLGAFSKHKTILLENENASSITHCFTSAFVGLISHGPMLIDPIRLPNSKSLVDFHNLLDKAYNTNLSTLKAQKPRLILVSRYGNVGRVILNEKHIEEMLEDVGFEVIIFRPSKTTSLKEAYKLIKSSHGMVGVHGAALTHLLFLRPGSVLVQIVPLGLGWVAKTCFENPAKGMELEYTEYRVNVGESSLVDKYSKDDLVLKDPIAYRGVGWNATKMNVYLKEQDVRLDVNRFREHMNKAYEKAKTFMDIEG; encoded by the exons ATGGCTATGAAAACCATACCGAAGAGTTATACGGTGGCAGCGGTTGCCTCGTTCATCGTTCTGGTGACGTATCTTGCTCTCTTCTCCTCCGTATCTGATCTTCAGTTGATTCCTTCCCTAAGTTCTTCCCAAG GCACGTCGTTGCAACAAACGTGGGAATCCAGAACCATAAGAATCCACCAGGCCCCGCAAGAGATGACTTCATCAACAATCACATGCGACCGTTCCCACACTAACTACGATCTCTGCTCAATCAACGGCACCTGTAGTCTTGACCAAAAAACTGGAACTTTGGCTCTCATGGACCCCATTTCCTCCACATCAGCACCAATTGTCGAGAAGATCAGACCATACCCAAGAAAAACAGACAACTGGGTCATGCCTAGAATCAAAGAGCTAACACTAACCTCAGGCACATTGGTTCATACCAGATCATGTGATATAACACATGATTCACCGGCTATTGTGTTCAGCGCTGGAGGTTATACCGGAAGCATCTATCACGATTTCATTGATGGTTTCATTCCCCTCTTCATCACGGCCAATTCGATCTACCCCGAACGTGATTTCATCATTGTGGTGGTCAATCCCAAAGAATGGTGGATGTCAAGATACATGGATGTTTTAGGTGCGTTTAGCAAACACAAAACCATATTACTAGAGAATGAAAATGCTTCTTCTATTACACATTGTTTCACTTCAGCCTTTGTGGGGCTGATTTCACATGGGCCCATGTTAATAGACCCAATCCGATTACCTAACTCCAAATCATTAGTGGATTTTCACAATCTTTTAGACAAAGCCTACAACACAAACCTATCTACTCTCAAAGCCCAAAAGCCTCGTCTAATATTGGTCAGTCGATATGGCAACGTTGGTCGAGTGATACTAAACGAGAAGCAtatcgaagagatgcttgaaGATGTTGGATTCGAGGTAATCATATTCAGACCATCAAAGACCACGAGCTTGAAAGAAGCGTATAAGCTTATAAAGTCGAGCCACGGGATGGTCGGGGTTCATGGTGCAGCATTAACACATTTGTTGTTTCTTAGACCAGGTTCTGTTTTGGTTCAGATTGTTCCGCTTGGGTTAGGTTGGGTGGCTAAAACGTGCTTCGAAAATCCAGCTAAGGGAATGGAGTTGGAGTATACTGAGTATCGAGTGAATGTGGGAGAAAGCAGTTTGGTAGATAAGTATAGTAAAGATGATTTGGTTTTGAAAGATCCGATTGCTTATAGAGGAGTGGGTTGGAATGCAACTAAAATGAATGTTTATTTGAAAGAACAAGATGTTAGACTAGATGTGAACCGGTTTAGAGAACATATGAATAAAGCATACGAGAAAGCCAAGACTTTTATGGACATAGAAGGTTAA
- the LOC103875435 gene encoding probable WRKY transcription factor 3 isoform X1 — MADKEEQEVEHQQKQPLTSKSSTGGSSRPTISLPPRPFGEMFFSGGLGFSPGPMTLVSNLFSDPDELKTFSQLLAGAMASPVAAVVATAHQTPVSSVGGSGGDVDPRFKQNRPTGLMIAQPPAMFTVPPGLSPATLLDSPSFFGLFSPIQGSFGMTHQQALAQVTAQAVQGNTSVQSQSEHPSSTQQQQETSSEPMSQLPAPAQRDTVEVSVYEHRSSQPQSADKPADDGYNWRKYGQKQVKGSDFPRSYYKCTHPACPVKKKVERSQDGQVTEIIYKGQHSHEPPQNKTKRDNNGSSRSSDVATQFQTSNTAGLNKNKRDQETSQVTTTTTEQMCEASDSEETSVEPDPKRRNMEVRVTEPVTSTQRTVTEPRIIVQTTSEVDLLDDGFRWRKYGQKVVKGNPYPRSYYKCTTPGCGVRKHVERAANDPKAVVTTYEGKHNHDVPAARNSSHQLRPNNNLHNTTMDSMNQEQRVARLRLKEEQIT, encoded by the exons ATGGCGGATAAGGAAGAACAAGAGGTTGAACATCAGCAAAAGCAACCTTTGACGTCAAAATCATCAACCGGAGGTTCATCACGGCCAACGATCTCACTCCCTCCTCGACCCTTTGGAGAAATGTTTTTCAGCGGTGGCCTTGGATTCAGTCCTGGTCCTATGACCCTCGTCTCCAATCTCTTCTCCGATCCTGATGAGCTCAAAACCTTCTCTCAGCTTCTCGCCGGAGCTATGGCTTCTCCGGTGGCTGCTGTCGTCGCTACTGCTCATCAGACGCCAGTGAGTTCCGTCGGTGGAAGCGGCGGTGATGTTGACCCGAGGTTCAAACAAAATAGACCGACGGGGTTGATGATTGCACAGCCACCGGCGATGTTCACCGTCCCGCCGGGGTTAAGTCCGGCGACGCTTCTTGATTCTCCGAGCTTCTTTGGTCTCTTCTCACCCATTCAG GGATCATTTGGTATGACACACCAACAAGCTTTAGCACAAGTCACTGCACAAGCAGTTCAAGGCAATACTAGTGTCCAATCACAATCCGAACATCCTTCCtctacacaacaacaacaagagacTTCTTCTGAACCTATGTCCCAGCTTCCCGCCCCGGCTCAGAGAGATACCGTGGAAGTATCCGTCTATGAGCATCGGTCATCACAGCCTCAAAGTGCTGATAAACCAGCTGATGATGGATACAACTGGAGAAAATACGGACAGAAGCAAGTCAAAGGCAGCGATTTTCCTCGGAGTTATTACAAATGCACGCATCCCGCGTGTCCTGTCAAGAAGAAAGTCGAGAGATCTCAGGATGGGCAAGTAACGGAGATCATCTACAAGGGCCAGCACAGTCACGAACCTCCACAAAACAAGACTAAGAGAGACAATAACGGGAGTTCTAGAAGTTCTGATGTTGCAACTCAGTTTCAAACCAGTAATACAGCTGGTCTCAACAAGAATAAGAGAGACCAGGAAACAAGCCAGGTTACTACTACAACAACGGAGCAGATGTGTGAAGCAAGTGATAGCGAGGAAACTAGTGTGGAGCCTGATCCCAAGAGAAg GAATATGGAAGTGCGGGTTACAGAACCAGTTACTTCAACGCAAAGAACAGTGACAGAGCCTAGAATTATAGTCCAGACAACGAGTGAAGTTGATCTCTTGGATGATGGATTCAGATGGCGCAAGTATGGTCAGAAAGTAGTCAAAGGAAATCCTTATCCTAG GAGCTACTATAAGTGTACAACACCGGGATGTGGAGTGAGGAAACATGTAGAGAGAGCAGCGAACGATCCTAAAGCTGTTGTGACAACATATGAAGGGAAACATAACCATGACGTTCCAGCTGCTAGAAATAGCAGCCATCAGTTAAGACCAAACAACAATCTACACAACACCACGATGGATAGCATGAATCAAGAACAGCGTGTTGCGCGTCTGAGGCTTAAAGAAGAGCAAATCACTTGA
- the LOC103875435 gene encoding probable WRKY transcription factor 3 isoform X2, translated as MADKEEQEVEHQQKQPLTSKSSTGGSSRPTISLPPRPFGEMFFSGGLGFSPGPMTLVSNLFSDPDELKTFSQLLAGAMASPVAAVVATAHQTPVSSVGGSGGDVDPRFKQNRPTGLMIAQPPAMFTVPPGLSPATLLDSPSFFGLFSPIQGSFGMTHQQALAQVTAQAVQGNTSVQSQSEHPSSTQQQQETSSEPMSQLPAPAQRDTVEVSVYEHRSSQPQSADKPADDGYNWRKYGQKQVKGSDFPRSYYKCTHPACPVKKKVERSQDGQVTEIIYKGQHSHEPPQNKTKRDNNGSSRSSDVATQFQTSNTAGLNKNKRDQETSQVTTTTTEQMCEASDSEETSVEPDPKRRNMEVRVTEPVTSTQRTVTEPRIIVQTTSEVDLLDDGFRWRKYGQKVVKGNPYPR; from the exons ATGGCGGATAAGGAAGAACAAGAGGTTGAACATCAGCAAAAGCAACCTTTGACGTCAAAATCATCAACCGGAGGTTCATCACGGCCAACGATCTCACTCCCTCCTCGACCCTTTGGAGAAATGTTTTTCAGCGGTGGCCTTGGATTCAGTCCTGGTCCTATGACCCTCGTCTCCAATCTCTTCTCCGATCCTGATGAGCTCAAAACCTTCTCTCAGCTTCTCGCCGGAGCTATGGCTTCTCCGGTGGCTGCTGTCGTCGCTACTGCTCATCAGACGCCAGTGAGTTCCGTCGGTGGAAGCGGCGGTGATGTTGACCCGAGGTTCAAACAAAATAGACCGACGGGGTTGATGATTGCACAGCCACCGGCGATGTTCACCGTCCCGCCGGGGTTAAGTCCGGCGACGCTTCTTGATTCTCCGAGCTTCTTTGGTCTCTTCTCACCCATTCAG GGATCATTTGGTATGACACACCAACAAGCTTTAGCACAAGTCACTGCACAAGCAGTTCAAGGCAATACTAGTGTCCAATCACAATCCGAACATCCTTCCtctacacaacaacaacaagagacTTCTTCTGAACCTATGTCCCAGCTTCCCGCCCCGGCTCAGAGAGATACCGTGGAAGTATCCGTCTATGAGCATCGGTCATCACAGCCTCAAAGTGCTGATAAACCAGCTGATGATGGATACAACTGGAGAAAATACGGACAGAAGCAAGTCAAAGGCAGCGATTTTCCTCGGAGTTATTACAAATGCACGCATCCCGCGTGTCCTGTCAAGAAGAAAGTCGAGAGATCTCAGGATGGGCAAGTAACGGAGATCATCTACAAGGGCCAGCACAGTCACGAACCTCCACAAAACAAGACTAAGAGAGACAATAACGGGAGTTCTAGAAGTTCTGATGTTGCAACTCAGTTTCAAACCAGTAATACAGCTGGTCTCAACAAGAATAAGAGAGACCAGGAAACAAGCCAGGTTACTACTACAACAACGGAGCAGATGTGTGAAGCAAGTGATAGCGAGGAAACTAGTGTGGAGCCTGATCCCAAGAGAAg GAATATGGAAGTGCGGGTTACAGAACCAGTTACTTCAACGCAAAGAACAGTGACAGAGCCTAGAATTATAGTCCAGACAACGAGTGAAGTTGATCTCTTGGATGATGGATTCAGATGGCGCAAGTATGGTCAGAAAGTAGTCAAAGGAAATCCTTATCCTAGGTGA
- the LOC103875436 gene encoding transmembrane emp24 domain-containing protein p24delta8 — protein sequence MDLLCWSSVCLLILTFLSPKTLSMRYEVHSGQMKCISEDIHAKSMSVGKYFIVNPNDEHHPLPDSHKIIVQVMSPQGTMLHEADNTESGQFSFTASETGSYLACITAVDHKPETTLTIDLDWRSGVHSQDWSKVVKKSQVEMMESSVKSLLDTIVSIHEEMYYLHERGEEMHELNRSTNSKMALLSFLSLGICLSVAGFQFWHLKTFFEKKKLI from the exons ATGGATCTTCTTTGTTGGAGCTCGGTTTGTCTTTTGATCCTTACGTTTTTATCACCTAAAACACTATCAATGAGGTATGAAGTTCATTCTGGTCAGATGAAATGCATATCTGAGGATATTCACGCAAAATCCATGAGTGTTGGCAAATACTTCATCGTAAACCCTAACGATGAACACCATCCTCTCCCTGATTCTCACAAAATCATCGTCCAG GTGATGTCACCACAAGGGACGATGTTGCACGAAGCCGATAATACGGAGTCTGGTCAGTTCTCGTTTACTGCATCTGAGACCGGTAGTTACTTAGCGTGCATCACCGCCGTCGATCATAAGCCGGAGACAACATTGACCATTGATTTAGATTGGAGGTCTGGTGTTCACTCCCAAGACTGGTCGAAAGTGGTGAAGAAGAGCCAAGTCGAA ATGATGGAGTCCTCGGTTAAGAGTTTGTTAGACACTATTGTTTCCATCCACGAGGAGATGTATTATCTACACGAAAG GGGAGAAGAAATGCATGAACTGAATAGATCCACAAACTCGAAGATGGCGTTGTTGAGTTTCTTATCGCTCGGGATTTGTTTATCGGTGGCTGGTTTTCAGTTTTGGCACTTGAAAACTTTCTTCGAGAAAAAGAAACTCATCTGA